From one Verrucomicrobiota bacterium genomic stretch:
- a CDS encoding response regulator transcription factor, translated as MRILVAEDEKKIADFIKKGLEEMGHSTEVCMDGDTAYALVTTMPFDALILDIMLPGRDGLSILKNLRAQKNGVPILILTARSELNERLEGFQLGADDYLTKPFYLEELIARLHSIVRRSTGHAHSIIQAGPLLLNVVTREATYHGESIELTNREFALLEYMIQSPGRVFTRSQIYEHVWGFDFDPGTNLVDVYIRRIRGKFEDVQVGELIETVRGTGYRIKAS; from the coding sequence ATGAGAATACTGGTTGCAGAGGACGAGAAGAAAATCGCCGATTTTATCAAGAAAGGGCTTGAAGAGATGGGGCACTCGACAGAGGTATGCATGGATGGCGACACGGCCTATGCGCTAGTGACCACTATGCCTTTTGATGCATTGATTCTCGATATCATGCTACCCGGTAGAGATGGGCTAAGTATTTTAAAAAACCTCCGGGCTCAAAAAAACGGAGTCCCCATCTTAATTCTTACGGCACGGTCCGAATTGAATGAACGGCTCGAAGGCTTTCAGTTGGGGGCCGATGATTACCTTACGAAACCATTTTACCTCGAAGAATTAATCGCTCGACTCCACTCCATAGTGAGGCGTTCGACCGGGCATGCGCACAGCATTATTCAGGCGGGACCTTTGTTGCTGAATGTTGTTACTCGTGAAGCCACTTATCATGGTGAATCGATAGAGCTTACCAACCGAGAATTTGCCCTGCTCGAATATATGATCCAGTCTCCAGGGCGAGTGTTCACACGGTCGCAGATTTATGAGCACGTATGGGGTTTCGATTTTGACCCGGGAACCAATTTAGTTGACGTATACATACGACGAATACGGGGAAAGTTTGAGGATGTTCAAGTAGGAGAACTCATAGAGACCGTTCGGGGAACGGGTTATCGAATCAAAGCTTCATAG
- a CDS encoding ATP-binding protein: protein MRSFRLKTVLLTVLLSGTLLISTGVIGWHWLEGEFRDALDAKIVLPGQRITEYHGWNSDWKQFATTIDTLIGEDWKADRILKLRSNMYSRNAVYQSDNWPEDFPSKDLPRFDELIKKTSMGMWGKSEGFVRYPLLDEPHLYTVPVGKTKWRMATLANPELSIYIGISLDSYQSRIRNLRMYYFGALGFVIIAIGGGAYLIASRAVGPVAAIAQTARMTSSKDLSQRISSTHKYDKEFDTLVSVINEMMDRLEISFHQAMRFSSDASHELKTPLTIIQSEISSRLQHCAPDSVEQQTLNRLMEEVERLRRIIRSLFLLSQADAGKMPLTIERYNFSEELGSFARDAEILAEEFGLRIETSIAADIHVMADRLMLGQVIQNLISNAIKHNKANGFVRMELKSDRGIISFSIENSGPMISSEDQGLIFDRFYRGHNCRSTNSPGLGLGLSLAREIGLAHNGKLFLTKSTSDSTLFELEIHASDS, encoded by the coding sequence ATGCGATCCTTCCGATTAAAGACTGTCCTTCTAACCGTTCTTCTGAGTGGCACACTTCTTATTTCAACCGGTGTCATTGGTTGGCATTGGCTGGAAGGCGAGTTTCGGGATGCGCTGGATGCCAAGATCGTGTTACCAGGCCAGCGCATTACCGAATATCATGGCTGGAATTCGGATTGGAAACAGTTTGCTACCACCATCGATACTTTGATTGGCGAAGACTGGAAAGCAGATCGTATACTCAAATTGCGATCCAATATGTATAGTAGAAACGCTGTCTATCAGTCGGACAATTGGCCTGAAGATTTTCCTTCCAAAGACCTCCCCCGCTTCGATGAATTGATTAAGAAGACCTCGATGGGGATGTGGGGAAAAAGCGAAGGATTTGTGAGATATCCACTTCTTGATGAGCCGCATTTGTATACGGTTCCGGTTGGTAAAACCAAGTGGAGAATGGCAACTCTGGCCAATCCCGAATTATCGATTTATATCGGAATCAGCCTGGACAGTTATCAGTCGAGAATCCGAAACCTCAGAATGTATTATTTTGGAGCTTTGGGTTTTGTGATAATAGCCATTGGAGGAGGAGCGTATTTGATCGCTAGCCGCGCCGTCGGTCCTGTAGCAGCGATTGCTCAGACAGCCAGAATGACTTCGTCCAAAGATCTCAGCCAACGGATTTCATCCACTCATAAATACGATAAAGAATTTGATACCTTGGTTTCCGTAATCAATGAGATGATGGATCGTCTCGAAATTAGTTTTCACCAGGCAATGCGATTTAGTTCCGATGCATCGCATGAACTCAAAACGCCGCTCACCATCATTCAAAGTGAGATTTCTTCCCGATTACAGCATTGCGCACCTGATTCGGTCGAACAGCAAACCCTCAACCGTCTCATGGAGGAAGTAGAGCGGCTTAGGCGAATCATTCGAAGTCTCTTCTTATTATCTCAAGCGGATGCGGGGAAAATGCCTTTAACCATCGAGCGCTATAACTTTTCTGAAGAATTGGGATCCTTTGCGCGGGATGCAGAGATCCTGGCTGAAGAATTTGGATTGAGGATAGAAACAAGTATCGCAGCCGACATCCATGTGATGGCGGACCGACTCATGCTTGGACAGGTTATTCAAAACCTTATTTCCAACGCGATTAAACACAATAAGGCGAATGGGTTTGTGAGGATGGAACTAAAGTCGGATCGAGGAATAATAAGTTTTTCCATTGAAAACTCTGGTCCGATGATTTCGTCGGAAGATCAAGGTCTTATCTTTGATCGTTTCTATCGCGGACATAACTGTCGTTCGACTAATTCACCTGGCCTTGGTCTTGGGCTAAGTTTAGCCAGGGAAATTGGCTTGGCTCACAATGGGAAACTTTTCCTGACAAAGAGCACCTCGGACTCAACACTGTTTGAATTGGAAATACACGCTTCTGATTCTTGA
- a CDS encoding biopolymer transporter ExbD: MIKRKKRSQPEEEFQMAPMIDMVFLLLVFFMCVSTLAKADKAQEVELPESHASEVPEDVSARGVVSVKEDGTIYLGTQSVSLEALKDRIGGEIKMNPVLKITVRADRTTPFAEIKKVLKACAEVGAYEVIYATYEARS, encoded by the coding sequence ATGATTAAACGCAAAAAAAGATCCCAGCCTGAAGAGGAGTTTCAAATGGCTCCAATGATCGATATGGTTTTTCTGCTGTTGGTGTTTTTTATGTGTGTGAGTACCTTGGCTAAGGCGGACAAAGCTCAGGAAGTAGAGCTTCCTGAATCTCATGCCAGTGAGGTGCCTGAAGATGTTTCTGCGCGTGGAGTGGTTTCCGTTAAAGAAGACGGTACCATTTATCTTGGGACGCAGTCCGTCAGTCTCGAAGCGCTGAAGGATCGTATCGGCGGCGAAATAAAAATGAATCCAGTGCTTAAAATTACCGTTCGGGCGGACAGGACCACTCCCTTTGCGGAAATAAAAAAAGTTTTAAAGGCGTGTGCAGAAGTAGGTGCGTACGAGGTCATCTACGCAACCTACGAAGCCAGGAGTTGA
- a CDS encoding biopolymer transporter ExbD, with protein sequence MARLKKKPGPKPSIPIAPMIDIVFLLLMYYLVTSTLDKQEADISFQLPGVVEQSEPIDMPDEQIIEIDDAGQVIVNEYAYDSPQSSRFLELTGMLTRFKESSDANKVEALVTIAPSDGTTHQMIIKVMDACSIAGIKGVNFSVGEETL encoded by the coding sequence ATGGCCCGATTAAAAAAGAAACCAGGACCCAAGCCATCCATTCCTATCGCACCGATGATCGATATCGTGTTTTTGTTGCTCATGTATTACCTGGTGACCTCGACGCTCGACAAACAGGAAGCGGACATCTCTTTCCAACTACCCGGAGTCGTTGAACAGAGCGAACCGATCGATATGCCGGATGAACAAATTATCGAAATCGACGATGCGGGTCAGGTTATTGTCAATGAGTATGCTTATGATTCACCTCAGTCGTCGCGGTTTTTGGAACTGACCGGAATGCTCACCCGATTTAAAGAATCCAGCGATGCCAACAAAGTGGAGGCATTGGTGACGATAGCGCCAAGCGATGGCACTACCCATCAAATGATCATCAAGGTTATGGACGCCTGTTCTATCGCCGGGATTAAGGGCGTGAATTTTTCGGTGGGCGAGGAAACTCTTTAA
- the argH gene encoding argininosuccinate lyase: MSKPSKQATWGGRFSNGPAELMLRFSESVSFDQRLALFDIQCSEAHSAMLAEVGLLTIPEKEAIHAGLAEIRSEVEAGSFIWDVRFEDVHMNIEQALTERVPEAAKLHTARSRNDQIATDMRLFFKAACSELEAGLKAAIAALVDQAEKNQSIYIPGYTHLQRAQPVSVAHHLLAYVEMLGRDLERVGSVKDQANWCPLGSGAIAGTTLPIDRELTAALLGFVDDAGNPRVTQNSMDAVSDRDVHLDFVYACSMISLHLSRLSEDFILWSSSEFGFVVLPQSFCTGSSLMPQKKNSDAMELVRGKSGRIVGDLTALLTMVKGLPLTYNRDLQEDKPPVFDALDQTILCLQVVEGVVSGLAMVPEKCAVAVSDPGLLATDVVDYLVNKGVPFREAHHVIGALVALAEEKTVGLNALSLEDVQSVDPRFAADWVNCFDVEKALAAREKTGMPGPEQVQRQIKAWKKRFE, encoded by the coding sequence ATGAGTAAGCCATCCAAACAAGCGACCTGGGGTGGCCGGTTTTCCAACGGACCGGCGGAGCTTATGCTGCGTTTTAGTGAATCGGTGTCTTTTGACCAACGGCTCGCTCTCTTTGATATCCAATGCAGCGAAGCTCATTCGGCGATGCTGGCTGAGGTTGGTTTGCTAACTATCCCTGAAAAAGAGGCTATCCACGCCGGATTAGCTGAGATTCGCTCAGAAGTTGAAGCAGGATCGTTTATTTGGGACGTACGGTTTGAAGATGTTCACATGAATATCGAACAGGCGCTAACCGAGCGCGTGCCCGAAGCGGCCAAGCTGCATACCGCACGTTCGCGTAATGACCAGATTGCCACCGACATGCGCTTGTTTTTCAAGGCCGCCTGTTCCGAACTGGAAGCTGGACTGAAAGCTGCCATAGCAGCATTGGTCGATCAGGCCGAAAAAAACCAATCAATTTACATTCCAGGTTACACTCACTTGCAACGGGCTCAGCCTGTCAGTGTTGCCCACCATTTATTGGCCTACGTTGAAATGCTGGGTCGGGACCTCGAGCGCGTAGGATCGGTAAAAGATCAGGCAAACTGGTGTCCGTTAGGATCCGGTGCTATTGCCGGCACTACTTTGCCTATTGATCGGGAGTTGACTGCCGCGTTGCTCGGATTTGTAGACGACGCCGGTAACCCAAGAGTGACGCAAAATAGTATGGATGCGGTAAGCGACCGGGATGTCCACCTGGACTTTGTCTATGCCTGCTCGATGATTAGTCTGCATCTTTCCCGGTTATCGGAGGACTTTATTCTCTGGAGTAGCTCCGAGTTTGGTTTTGTCGTTTTACCGCAGAGTTTTTGCACAGGCTCATCCTTAATGCCGCAGAAGAAAAACTCGGACGCGATGGAGCTTGTCCGTGGAAAATCCGGCCGGATCGTAGGCGACCTTACCGCTTTATTGACGATGGTGAAAGGGCTGCCTTTGACCTATAACCGAGATCTTCAGGAAGACAAACCGCCTGTTTTCGATGCGCTCGACCAAACAATTCTATGTCTTCAAGTAGTTGAGGGTGTAGTCAGTGGATTGGCGATGGTCCCTGAAAAATGTGCAGTAGCGGTTTCGGATCCTGGGCTATTAGCTACGGACGTGGTAGATTATTTGGTAAACAAAGGTGTGCCATTTCGTGAAGCACACCATGTGATTGGAGCCCTGGTTGCTTTGGCCGAAGAAAAGACTGTTGGGCTAAATGCATTATCACTTGAAGACGTTCAATCTGTGGATCCACGGTTTGCTGCGGATTGGGTGAATTGTTTTGATGTTGAAAAGGCCTTAGCCGCGCGTGAAAAAACGGGCATGCCCGGCCCGGAACAAGTTCAACGTCAGATCAAAGCCTGGAAGAAACGTTTCGAGTAA
- a CDS encoding thioredoxin domain-containing protein: MPNHLVNEKSLYLQQHANNPVDWYPWGDEAFAKAKAEDKPLLISIGYSSCHWCHVMEHESFENEYISGLMNEHFVCIKVDREERPDVDQIYMEAVQMIAQHGGWPLNVFCLPDGKPFFGGTYFPPEDRGNGMVPWPQVLIRVIDFYKKNRDQLEENADSIIKNLMASNDPAVSSEGFVDGTTLQQAAIEFAKRHDDEFGGFGQAPKFPPSMALNFLIQARNSLKEDDKKGELARIDEVIDTTLTSMAHGGIYDQIGGGFARYSVDRFWLIPHFEKMLYDNGLLLDIYAKAWTTYQKPLYKAIVEETATWALREMHAEGGNFYSAYDADSEGEEGKFTVWKPEEIKEVLGEEAGTRFCDVYNISDTGNFEHGFSNPALTESDFSVRESLKEAREKLYAHRAKRVWPGLDKKQLTSWNSLLIRGLAEAGFALSRKDLFDAAKGAADFIWDNLRTSENRLRSVFYTESKLNGYLDDYAYFAEALLSIAAYVDFFHPGESKVYLEQCEAITQSVLKHFKDDQAIGFYFTSGDHENLIARKKEWWDNATPSGNGTMLHVLSSLYYITVNPTYEEELTALRNGYTGLIARNPFGVPHALSAFMADQNGIEVIKVKDVDNLDELRTLLLNQPWARRFTLITELENQPSGYQKCIGTRCLQPELDPKNLYQ; encoded by the coding sequence ATGCCTAATCATCTGGTAAACGAAAAAAGTCTCTATCTACAACAGCACGCCAACAATCCGGTCGACTGGTATCCCTGGGGCGACGAAGCGTTTGCAAAAGCGAAGGCTGAAGATAAGCCGCTGCTGATAAGTATTGGCTACTCTTCCTGCCATTGGTGTCACGTAATGGAACATGAATCGTTTGAAAACGAATACATTTCAGGCCTCATGAACGAGCACTTTGTATGCATCAAGGTAGACCGGGAGGAACGCCCTGATGTGGACCAGATCTACATGGAAGCCGTCCAGATGATCGCTCAACACGGAGGCTGGCCACTCAATGTATTTTGTTTGCCCGACGGAAAACCTTTTTTTGGCGGCACTTATTTTCCCCCTGAAGATCGAGGCAACGGTATGGTTCCATGGCCGCAAGTCCTCATTCGCGTGATAGATTTCTATAAGAAAAACCGCGATCAGTTGGAGGAAAATGCCGATAGCATCATCAAGAACCTGATGGCCTCCAATGACCCCGCTGTAAGCAGCGAAGGTTTCGTGGATGGTACAACACTCCAACAAGCGGCTATTGAGTTTGCAAAGCGCCACGACGACGAGTTTGGCGGATTTGGCCAAGCACCCAAGTTCCCACCATCCATGGCTTTGAATTTCCTGATTCAGGCACGGAACAGTTTAAAGGAAGATGACAAGAAGGGGGAATTGGCGCGCATTGACGAAGTGATTGATACTACTCTCACCTCGATGGCCCACGGTGGAATTTATGACCAAATCGGTGGTGGTTTCGCCCGTTACAGTGTAGATAGGTTCTGGTTGATCCCTCACTTCGAAAAAATGCTTTACGATAATGGGCTGCTTTTAGACATCTATGCCAAGGCCTGGACCACCTACCAAAAGCCTCTCTACAAAGCCATCGTGGAAGAGACGGCCACATGGGCACTACGCGAAATGCACGCAGAAGGTGGAAACTTTTATTCGGCTTACGATGCGGATAGCGAAGGAGAAGAAGGAAAGTTTACGGTATGGAAACCCGAAGAAATAAAAGAAGTACTTGGCGAAGAAGCAGGTACACGATTCTGCGACGTTTATAATATTTCCGATACTGGAAACTTCGAACATGGCTTCTCCAATCCTGCTCTGACTGAAAGTGATTTTTCAGTTCGCGAGTCCTTAAAAGAGGCACGCGAAAAACTCTATGCCCACCGCGCAAAACGAGTGTGGCCAGGATTAGACAAGAAACAGTTAACCTCCTGGAACAGCCTGCTCATCCGTGGACTTGCGGAAGCAGGGTTTGCGCTCAGCCGGAAGGATTTATTCGACGCGGCAAAAGGTGCTGCTGATTTCATTTGGGATAATCTTAGAACCAGCGAAAATCGCCTTCGGTCTGTTTTTTACACGGAGTCAAAACTCAATGGGTATCTCGATGATTATGCTTACTTTGCGGAAGCATTGCTGAGCATTGCGGCTTACGTGGATTTCTTCCATCCAGGTGAATCAAAAGTATACCTGGAGCAGTGTGAGGCCATTACACAAAGTGTCCTGAAACATTTTAAAGATGATCAAGCCATTGGCTTTTATTTTACCTCAGGAGACCATGAAAATCTCATCGCTCGCAAAAAAGAATGGTGGGACAACGCTACTCCTTCGGGTAACGGCACCATGCTCCATGTCCTTTCATCACTCTACTACATAACGGTTAATCCAACTTATGAAGAAGAACTCACCGCCCTGCGAAATGGCTACACAGGATTGATTGCGAGAAACCCATTTGGAGTGCCCCACGCCCTCAGTGCGTTTATGGCCGACCAAAATGGCATCGAAGTTATTAAAGTTAAAGATGTCGATAATTTGGACGAACTCCGAACCCTGCTTCTAAATCAACCTTGGGCCCGACGGTTCACGCTCATTACAGAGCTGGAAAACCAACCATCCGGTTATCAAAAGTGTATCGGTACTCGCTGTCTACAACCTGAACTCGATCCCAAAAATCTATACCAGTAA
- a CDS encoding Hpt domain-containing protein yields the protein MREFQVTIPETLPGVDVAFGLKQCVGKPEVFQGLLHRFWTDYQNSWEELRELDGSVDQQTWLLHNVKGTAGNLGLHDLTGICCELKKDLSSSNHLSDEPIERFHMELEKVGGSIKKLDSFFES from the coding sequence ATGAGAGAATTTCAAGTAACCATTCCGGAAACACTTCCCGGCGTTGACGTTGCGTTTGGCTTGAAACAGTGTGTTGGAAAGCCAGAAGTGTTTCAGGGCCTGCTACATAGATTCTGGACAGATTATCAAAACTCTTGGGAAGAACTGCGCGAGCTTGATGGCTCAGTAGACCAACAGACCTGGTTGCTTCATAATGTGAAAGGTACCGCTGGTAATTTGGGATTGCACGACCTGACAGGTATTTGCTGTGAACTCAAAAAAGATTTGAGTTCCTCGAACCATCTGAGTGATGAACCTATCGAGCGTTTCCACATGGAGCTTGAAAAAGTAGGTGGGTCTATAAAGAAATTAGACAGCTTTTTTGAAAGCTGA
- the mutL gene encoding DNA mismatch repair endonuclease MutL, which produces MPEIRVLPDKVANQIAAGEVIERPAAVVKELLENSLDAGATRVEIEFKNGGRSYIRIEDNGCGMTKDQALLSIERHATSKIRLAEDLLRIASFGFRGEALPSIASVSRFQLRSRPQETDGGTELMINGGKLVHVKECGMPTGSRIEVSHLFNSVPARRKFLKADSTEAAHIIQLARIYAIANPETAFTLIEDGRLLFNSPACPSLKDRVLEIFGNSIADGLVTVEMAEPGFGLHGLISLPGRGRSTRHEMITIVNNRPVTSPTLNQALLESYHSYLPRGRYPIAFLFLELDPAAVDVNVHPSKREIRFRDAARVRGFIIRSLLERLRAATEQNKPANITGKTSDEFKSTLIPEPVVAGGSLVKPAATIPSRTTPALASNATVIRPGTLPKTKPENPEKSWELEWKFVGHVKRGLAVFDSSKGIIVLDRRATHQRILYEELDAQYLHEKVPAQQLLLPVPLELDALGASLMLENLDFLNQSGFKISEFGRNFFRIEAVPVWTTPEQAESLIVDLVGMMKDGTLRKNKPVEAFDKIARLACMKSVRLDDSVSEGEMVGLVSQLFKCKNPLISPLGKPTYFEIGLNELDRRFMK; this is translated from the coding sequence ATGCCCGAAATCCGAGTTTTACCTGATAAAGTTGCCAATCAAATTGCTGCTGGCGAAGTGATTGAGCGCCCGGCTGCTGTCGTTAAGGAACTCTTGGAAAACAGTTTGGATGCGGGAGCCACACGAGTTGAAATTGAATTTAAAAACGGGGGCCGATCTTATATTCGCATTGAAGACAATGGTTGTGGGATGACGAAGGATCAGGCACTTTTGTCTATCGAACGTCACGCGACCAGTAAAATTCGGCTTGCTGAAGATTTGCTAAGGATTGCTTCGTTTGGGTTTCGCGGGGAGGCCCTTCCATCGATCGCGAGTGTGTCGCGGTTTCAGCTGCGAAGCCGGCCCCAGGAGACCGATGGTGGTACTGAATTGATGATCAACGGGGGCAAACTGGTCCACGTCAAAGAGTGTGGCATGCCCACGGGTTCTCGGATCGAGGTTTCTCATCTTTTTAATTCGGTGCCCGCCCGGCGTAAATTTCTTAAGGCTGATTCAACAGAAGCTGCCCATATCATCCAGCTCGCCCGGATTTACGCGATCGCGAATCCTGAAACAGCGTTTACACTTATTGAAGACGGGCGTCTTCTGTTTAATTCGCCTGCCTGTCCTTCGTTAAAAGATCGCGTGCTGGAAATCTTCGGAAACTCGATCGCAGACGGCTTGGTAACAGTGGAAATGGCAGAACCTGGTTTTGGTCTGCATGGATTGATCAGCTTGCCAGGTAGGGGGCGATCAACCCGACACGAGATGATCACCATCGTAAATAATCGACCAGTTACTAGCCCCACGCTAAACCAGGCTTTGTTGGAGTCCTATCACTCCTATTTACCACGTGGCCGTTACCCGATCGCATTTTTATTTCTAGAGCTCGATCCTGCGGCTGTGGATGTAAATGTGCATCCTTCGAAACGCGAGATTCGTTTTCGCGACGCTGCTCGGGTAAGGGGTTTTATCATTCGGAGCTTGTTGGAGCGACTGCGCGCGGCCACCGAGCAGAATAAGCCCGCGAATATCACAGGAAAAACCTCGGATGAATTTAAATCAACACTGATTCCTGAGCCTGTGGTCGCAGGCGGCAGCTTAGTAAAGCCAGCCGCAACTATTCCATCCCGAACAACTCCCGCCCTTGCCTCAAACGCGACCGTAATTCGCCCAGGAACACTCCCTAAAACGAAACCAGAGAATCCAGAAAAATCCTGGGAATTGGAGTGGAAATTTGTCGGCCATGTAAAAAGAGGACTCGCAGTTTTTGACTCCTCAAAAGGGATCATCGTGCTGGATAGAAGAGCGACGCATCAACGCATTTTGTACGAAGAACTGGATGCACAGTACCTCCACGAAAAAGTGCCCGCACAGCAATTGCTTCTTCCTGTCCCCCTGGAACTCGATGCTTTGGGAGCCTCGCTGATGTTGGAGAATCTGGATTTTTTAAACCAAAGCGGCTTTAAAATCTCCGAGTTTGGGCGCAATTTTTTCCGAATTGAGGCGGTGCCCGTCTGGACGACTCCCGAGCAGGCTGAGTCCTTAATCGTAGACTTGGTTGGTATGATGAAAGACGGAACTTTGCGGAAAAATAAGCCGGTGGAAGCTTTTGATAAGATTGCCCGACTGGCTTGCATGAAATCGGTTCGCTTGGACGATTCGGTCAGTGAGGGTGAAATGGTTGGGTTGGTATCTCAGCTATTCAAATGCAAGAATCCGCTTATTAGTCCCCTGGGAAAACCGACTTATTTTGAGATTGGCCTTAATGAGCTAGATCGTCGATTTATGAAGTAA